A part of Miscanthus floridulus cultivar M001 chromosome 6, ASM1932011v1, whole genome shotgun sequence genomic DNA contains:
- the LOC136460726 gene encoding cytosolic sulfotransferase 14-like, which translates to MVAGACFSSTLRTSADHSFHTLGPHECIPFLELQLYTSGRVPDLGKLPDPRLFATHVPFVALTRSIVASPGPGCKVVYVCRDPKDTFVSLWHFINKLRAKEGMEPLSVEFAAEQFCAGVSTQGPCWEHVLGYWRRDPAAHVGRLAEFVGLPFGAGEDGTSTSTVLYRGKQYIQLPWMKEQLDAVACCTKK; encoded by the exons ATGGTCGCCGGCGCCTGCTTCTCC AGCACCCTCCGGACGTCCGCCGACCACTCTTTCCACACCCTCGGGCCCCACGAGTGCATCCCGTTCTTGGAGCTCCAGCTCTACACAAGCGGTCGCGTCCCGGACCTCGGAAAGCTTCCGGACCCGAGGCTCTTCGCCACGCACGTCCCGTTCGTGGCGCTGACGAGGTCCATCGTTGCCTCGCCGGGGCCGGGCTGCAAGGTAGTCTACGTGTGCCGCGACCCCAAGGACACATTCGTCTCGCTGTGGCACTTCATCAACAAGCTCAGGGCCAAGGAAGGGATGGAGCCCCTCTCGGTCGAGTTCGCCGCCGAGCAGTTCTGCGCCGGCGTGTCGACGCAGGGCCCGTGCTGGGAGCACGTCCTTGGGTACTGGCGCAGGGACCCCGCGGCGCACGTCGGGAGGCTTGCGGAATTCGTTGGCCTCCCCTTCGGCGCCGGCGAGGATGGCACCAGTACCTCCACTGTGCTGTACCGGggcaaa CAATATATTCAGCTTCCATGGATGAAAGAGCAACTGGATGCTGTAGCTTGCTGCACCAAGAAATAG